The DNA segment CCCTCCAACTCGGCCTGGCTCCGGCCGGCGCTGGGCGTGCCCACGCAGACCTCGTCCTGCCCCGAGTACCGGTGCAGCACCGTCTGGAAGGCCGCGAGCAGCACCATGTAGAGCGTGGCTCCGCTGCGCCGGCCCAGCGCCTTGAGCTGCTCCACCAGCGCGGCGGGCAGCTCCACTCGCAGCTCCGCCCCCTGGAACGTCTGCACGGCCGGACGCGGCAAGTCCGTGGGCAGCTCCAGCACCTGCGGCGCTCCGCTCAGCCGCGCCTTCCAGTAGTCCAGCTGACGCCGCAGGGTCTCGCCCTCGCGTCCCTGCTGCTGGCGCGCGAAGTCCGCGTACTGCAATGGCAGCGCCGGGAGCACCGGCGCGGTGCCGGCGACGAAGGCCTCGTAGAAGACGCCCACCTCGCGGATCAGCACTTCGATGGACCAGCCGTCGGAGACGATGTGGTGCATCGTCAGGAGCAGCACGTGCTCCTCCGATGACAGCCGCAGCAGCCGGGTGCGTAGCAGCGGTCCGCGCGTCAGGTCGAACGGCCGTCGCGCCTCCTCCGCCATTCGCTTGCGCGTCTGCTCCTCGCGCTGCTCCAGCGGCAGGCCCGTCAGGTCCTCCGGTGCCAGCGCCAGCGTCAGTGACGGCTCCGCCACCTGCACGGGCTGACCGTCCTGCTCCATGAAGCGCGTCCGCAGTGATTCATGGCGCTCCACGAGCGCGTTGAAAGCGCGCCCCAGGGCCGTCTCGTCCAGCGGCCCGCGCAGGCGGAACGCGGCCGGGAGGTTGAACAGCGTCGTCCCGGGCTCCATCCGATCCAGGAACCACAGCCGCTGCTGAGCGAAGGACAGCGGCGACGGTTCGGACGCCGCGCGCGCGGGCCTCGGGGCTGGCGGAAGGTCCAGCGCCGGCGCACCGGAGGCCTGCTGCCGCTCGGCCATCTTGCGCAGCAGTTGCTCGCGCTTTTCGGGAGGAAGGTGGGCGATCCGGTTGCGAATGTCGCTCATGGTGCTCGGTCGGTGAAGAAGGTGGGGCGAAGAGGGGGAGCGGCTCACTCCAGCTCGGACAGGAGGGACTCCAGCTCTTCCTCGCTCATGTTCTCGGTGCGGCTTTTGACGATGGCCACGGCCATGCCCGCGATGGTGGGCGTCTCGAAGAGCGTCCCCAGGCGCAGCTCCACCTGGAACGCCTGCCGGACGCGCGCCACGACCTGCGCGCCCACCAGCGAGTGTCCGCCCAGCTCGAAGAAGTCGTCGTGGATGCCCGGCTCCGCGACGCCGAGCAGCTCCGCCCAGATGGCGGCGATCCCCTGCTCGACGGAGTCTCGGGGCGCCACGAAAGCGGTCCGCACGCCGCGCCGGGAGTGCCCGGCTCCCGTGCTCGTGGCCGGCGCCGTGCCGGTGCGCTCGCGCCGCAGCCACATCGCCTGCCGCGCGGAGAGGTCCGTGGTGGACACCGCCCAGCGGCCCTCGGCTCGCGCGGACAACAGCCGCCGCAGGGCGTCCGAGCCCTCGGCGAGCGTCATGTCCGACGCGCCAGGCACTTCACCGTCCTGATGCCAGCCGTCCCAGTCCACGCTGAGCCATTGCGTCCCGCCCGCCCGAGCGCGCTCGCACGCCAGCGTGTCCATGAAGGCATTGGCCGCCGCGTAGGCGCTGAACCCCGGGCCGCCCAGCACGGTGGACAGCGAGGACTGCAACACCACGAAGTCCAGAGGCGGCCCACCGGCCAGCGCGGCCGTGAGCCACCGGGTGCCATGCACCTTGGCGGCGAGCTGCTCCTCACTCCGCTCGCGTTCCAGGTCCACCAGCGGCACCGACGTCCGAGCGCCAATGATGCCCGCGGAGTGCACCACGCCATGCAGGGCCCCGAAGCGCGCTCGCGCGCGGGCCACCACGGACTCCAGCTCCGCCCGCCGGGACACGTCCGCCGACAGCACCAGCACCTGCGCGCCACGGGCCTCCATCGCCCGCAGGCGATGAATCTTCCGCGACACCTCATCCTCCTCGCCGTGCGCGCGCAGCCACGCGTCCCATTCTTCCGGAGAGGGGAAGGGCGAGCGGCCCACCAGCACCAGCCGCGCCCGCACCGCCGCCGCCAGGTGCTCGGCCAGGCCCAGGCCGATCCGCCCCAGGCCTCCGGTCAGCAGGTACACGCCCGCTTCACGCAGCGGCGCTGTGTCCGCGCTCGCGGAGGGCAGCCGCGTCGCCTCGAAGTGCTCGGCGTAGCGGCGCGAGCCGCGCCAGGCCACCACGGGCTCCGCCGCGTCCAGGCGAACCTCCGCCGCCAGCCGTTCCAGCAGGCCCGCCTGTTTTGACGCGTCCTCGGGCAGGCGCACGTCGATGCAGCGCGTGCGCAGCCCCACGTGCTCCTGCGGAACCACCTTGCAGGGGCCCACCATGAGCGCGCGGGCGGGCACCAGCGGCTCGTCTCCCGTCACCTCCAATGCGCCACTCACCAGCACCGCGACGTCCACCGGCCCATTCACCGGCCGGGCCTGGATCGCCCGCAGCAGGGCGACGAGGCCGTGGAACCCCCGCTCCAGCTCCGTGGCGAGCGCCGCGTCTGCATCCCCACCGATGGCGGGGCCCAGGCCCCATGCGTGCACCACGCGCCGGGGCGTACCCACGGCCTCCAGCAGCGCGCGGTAGTGCGCGGGTTCTCCAGGCACGAGCTCGAAGGTGCGCGCGTCGCGTTGGGAGAATCCGGACGCGGGCACCACTCGCACCACCTCCGAGCCCCCCGCCTCCAGCCGCGCCGCCAGCTCCGCGACGAATCCGGTGGCGTCGACGAAGGCGAGCACACGCTCACCACTGACAGCCGAGGGAGCAGGTGGCGGCGTGGGCTTCCAGGCCGGCTGATAGAACCACTCCGCCGCGTCGTCCCGCTTGCGGAGCGCCGTCCCGGCCGTCCGGGGATCCGCCGCCGCGTACGTTCCCGCCACGGCCTCCAGCCAGTAGTCCTCCCGCTGGAAGGGATAGGGCGGCAGCTCGACGCGGCGGTGCTCGCCCGGGCCCAGGAGCCGCTCCACGTCCAGCTCCGCGCCCGCCAACCACAGCCGCCCCGCGGCATTCAGGAGCACCGCGGCGTCCGGCTGAGGATCCTGCGGCCGGCGCATCGAGGCGACAATCGTGCGCCCCGCCGCGTTCGTGGCCTGCCGCGCCAGCATCGTCAGCGCCTGCCCCGGCCCCACCTCCAACAGCAGCCGGTCCGGCTCCTCGAGCAGCGTCGCCACGCCTTCCGCGAAGCGCACCGGTCGCCGCACCTGTTCCGCCCACGCGCGCGGATCCGTTGCCTCCGCGTCGGTGAGCCAGGTGCCGGTGAGGTTCGAGACGCAGGGGATGGACGGAGGCGACAGGCGCACGCGGCGCAGCGCCTCTTCCAGGGGCCGCAGCATCGGCTCCAGCATCGCGGAGTGCCCGGCGTAGGTGCTGTGCAGCAGGCGGCACTCCACGCCGCGCGCCACCAGCTCCGCCTGGACCGAGTGCACTGCGTCGGGGGGACCCGACACGACGCACAGCGAGGGCGCGTTGCTGGCGGCGATGCCCACCGGTCTTCCCGCCAGCAGCGGGCGCACCTCTGCTTCAGGGAGCGCCACGGACAACATGGACCCCGCGGGCAGCTGCTGGATGAGCCGGGCGCGCAGCGCCAACATCGCCGTGGCGTCCTCCAGCGTGAAGATGCCCGCCACACATGCCGCCGCGTACATGCCGACGCTATGGCCGATGAGCGCCTGGGGCCGCACGCCCACGTCCATCCACCAGCGCGCCAGCGCGTACTCGATGGTGAAGAGCGCCGGGTGGCCGAACGTCGTCTGCTCCAGCTTCCGGGTGGCCTCCGCGTGCTCCGACGCGGCCGGGAAGAGGATGCGCCGCAAGTCGGAGCCCAGGTGCGGGGCGAAGCGCTCGCAGCACG comes from the Corallococcus exiguus genome and includes:
- a CDS encoding type I polyketide synthase — its product is MAQDPSSPSEAVAIVGMALRVPGARDPDSFWRLIDDGVEPRTSFSDAELESAGVPRAVREQPGYVREGFVLDGVAAFDAAFFGYSPREAELLDPQHRLFLECAWEALERSGHGDARGRGATSVFAGEGRSTYLIANLLTRPDLVASQGLFSLMVANEKDFLATRVSHRLDLRGPSLTVQTACSTSLVAVHLACQSLLSGESDLSLAGGVALALPQRAGYSYRDGGILSPDGRCRPFDARGEGTIGGSGVGVVALKRLSDALEAGDRIHAVIRGSAINNDGADKVGFTAPSVDGQSQVISEALAVACVEPDSIQYVEAHGTATQLGDPIEVAALNQVFQGLPRGSIALGSVKSNLGHMDAAAGVVSLIKTALALEHRRLPPSLHFQNPNPRVPFDDGPFAVNTASRPWPGAKSRRAGVSSFGMGGTNAHVVLEEAPTPAQRTPAQRPWQLLALSARTAPALEEMTDRLATHLEQHPEVALADVAHTLMVGRRRFEHRRVLVSQDAREAREALAARDARLLTEAARDGRCSVAFLFPGQGSHHVDMGRGLYAAEPRFREHVDACCERFAPHLGSDLRRILFPAASEHAEATRKLEQTTFGHPALFTIEYALARWWMDVGVRPQALIGHSVGMYAAACVAGIFTLEDATAMLALRARLIQQLPAGSMLSVALPEAEVRPLLAGRPVGIAASNAPSLCVVSGPPDAVHSVQAELVARGVECRLLHSTYAGHSAMLEPMLRPLEEALRRVRLSPPSIPCVSNLTGTWLTDAEATDPRAWAEQVRRPVRFAEGVATLLEEPDRLLLEVGPGQALTMLARQATNAAGRTIVASMRRPQDPQPDAAVLLNAAGRLWLAGAELDVERLLGPGEHRRVELPPYPFQREDYWLEAVAGTYAAADPRTAGTALRKRDDAAEWFYQPAWKPTPPPAPSAVSGERVLAFVDATGFVAELAARLEAGGSEVVRVVPASGFSQRDARTFELVPGEPAHYRALLEAVGTPRRVVHAWGLGPAIGGDADAALATELERGFHGLVALLRAIQARPVNGPVDVAVLVSGALEVTGDEPLVPARALMVGPCKVVPQEHVGLRTRCIDVRLPEDASKQAGLLERLAAEVRLDAAEPVVAWRGSRRYAEHFEATRLPSASADTAPLREAGVYLLTGGLGRIGLGLAEHLAAAVRARLVLVGRSPFPSPEEWDAWLRAHGEEDEVSRKIHRLRAMEARGAQVLVLSADVSRRAELESVVARARARFGALHGVVHSAGIIGARTSVPLVDLERERSEEQLAAKVHGTRWLTAALAGGPPLDFVVLQSSLSTVLGGPGFSAYAAANAFMDTLACERARAGGTQWLSVDWDGWHQDGEVPGASDMTLAEGSDALRRLLSARAEGRWAVSTTDLSARQAMWLRRERTGTAPATSTGAGHSRRGVRTAFVAPRDSVEQGIAAIWAELLGVAEPGIHDDFFELGGHSLVGAQVVARVRQAFQVELRLGTLFETPTIAGMAVAIVKSRTENMSEEELESLLSELE